The Candidatus Paceibacterota bacterium genome window below encodes:
- a CDS encoding serine protease, translating to MRESLGARPAVWLCAALVAAAVSAAAPMAPGAETNRPGRSAGKVKSAPVPASKSASLPVLPRPAAARRADLPSAFAAAVPASVAELRSIERHIKSLAARLSPSVVAVGVGSGNGSGVVISADGLVLSAGHVCGRPGRSVRFTFPDGKTARGKTLGVDDERDTGLMKITDRGPWPHAEPGDLQQARAGDWVLALGHPGGFDPKRSLVVRSGRVIRLTGDGLQTDCTISPGDSGGPLFDMHGRVIGIHNAISTSVAENYHVAITEFYDTWEVLAKGAD from the coding sequence ATGAGAGAGAGTTTGGGAGCGAGGCCGGCGGTGTGGCTGTGCGCCGCGCTGGTGGCGGCGGCTGTATCGGCTGCCGCTCCCATGGCTCCGGGCGCGGAGACGAACCGGCCGGGGCGTTCGGCTGGCAAGGTGAAGTCCGCTCCCGTTCCCGCCAGCAAGAGCGCCTCCCTGCCGGTCCTCCCGCGGCCTGCCGCGGCTCGGCGCGCGGACCTGCCCAGCGCCTTTGCCGCAGCCGTCCCGGCCTCGGTCGCCGAGCTGAGGTCCATCGAACGGCACATCAAGTCGCTGGCGGCGCGGTTGTCGCCGTCGGTGGTGGCAGTGGGGGTCGGGAGTGGCAACGGCAGCGGGGTGGTTATCTCGGCGGACGGCCTGGTGCTGAGCGCCGGGCATGTGTGCGGACGGCCCGGCCGCAGCGTGCGCTTTACGTTCCCGGACGGCAAGACGGCGCGGGGCAAGACGCTGGGCGTGGATGACGAGCGAGACACGGGCCTGATGAAGATCACCGACCGCGGTCCCTGGCCTCACGCGGAGCCGGGCGACTTGCAGCAAGCGCGCGCGGGCGACTGGGTGCTGGCATTGGGCCATCCCGGGGGATTCGACCCGAAGCGCTCGCTGGTCGTGCGGTCGGGGCGGGTCATTCGTTTGACGGGGGATGGGCTGCAAACGGATTGCACCATCAGCCCCGGCGACTCGGGCGGGCCACTGTTCGACATGCACGGCCGCGTGATTGGCATCCATAACGCCATCAGCACTTCGGTGGCGGAGAATTATCATGTGGCCATCACCGAGTTTTACGACACCTGGGAAGTCCTGGCCAAGGGGGCCGACTGA
- a CDS encoding PDZ domain-containing protein, which yields MNLRPGSHHALAAIALAWLTQLGLAQELSTSRQLPRDRYRNGEGTLRAFAPISAATRHSIVKFNVDGATVALGAVVDANGLALTKASELKQGKLTCWLATEKEVGAEVIGIDEDEDVALVRVRARGLKPISWTEGAVAVGQWAITPGISETPHAAGIVSALPRRIRPPRALIGVQFDYGIVEPRIDLILPGLGAEKAGLQPADLILAINGMAVTNREQVVETLREFREGQTVRLRVQRAEQQFDSQVRMMVPRSGQPGAELYYQQRNSRLGGAVSERAGGFELAIEHDSVLRPWLCGGPLVDLDGKAIGLNIARAGRITTYALPTALVKRVYEQLKLTANGAATTGK from the coding sequence ATGAATCTGCGGCCTGGTTCCCACCACGCGCTGGCGGCCATTGCGCTGGCGTGGCTGACGCAGCTTGGGCTGGCGCAGGAATTATCCACGTCCCGGCAGCTGCCGCGCGATCGCTACCGGAACGGAGAGGGGACGTTGCGCGCCTTCGCGCCGATCTCGGCCGCCACCCGCCATTCCATCGTCAAGTTCAACGTGGACGGGGCGACGGTGGCGCTGGGCGCCGTGGTGGATGCCAATGGGCTGGCGCTGACCAAGGCCAGCGAGCTCAAGCAGGGGAAGCTGACGTGCTGGCTTGCAACCGAGAAGGAGGTGGGGGCGGAGGTGATCGGCATTGATGAGGACGAAGACGTGGCGCTCGTGCGGGTGCGGGCCCGGGGCTTGAAGCCGATCTCGTGGACTGAGGGTGCGGTGGCCGTGGGACAATGGGCCATCACCCCCGGCATCTCCGAGACCCCTCACGCCGCCGGCATCGTCAGCGCGCTGCCGCGCCGGATACGGCCCCCGCGGGCGCTCATCGGCGTTCAGTTTGACTATGGCATCGTCGAGCCCAGGATTGATTTGATCCTGCCCGGACTCGGCGCCGAGAAGGCGGGCCTGCAACCGGCGGACTTGATTCTCGCCATCAACGGCATGGCCGTCACGAATCGCGAGCAGGTGGTGGAGACGCTGCGCGAGTTTCGCGAAGGCCAGACCGTGCGGCTGCGCGTGCAACGCGCGGAGCAGCAATTTGACTCGCAAGTGCGCATGATGGTGCCGCGGTCCGGCCAGCCCGGGGCAGAGCTCTATTATCAGCAACGGAACAGCCGGCTGGGCGGAGCTGTCAGCGAGCGGGCGGGAGGGTTTGAACTGGCGATCGAACACGACTCGGTGCTGCGTCCGTGGCTTTGCGGCGGACCGCTGGTGGATCTGGACGGCAAGGCCATCGGGCTGAACATTGCCCGCGCGGGACGGATCACCACCTACGCCTTACCAACCGCTCTCGTGAAGCGGGTGTACGAGCAACTCAAGCTCACGGCCAACGGAGCCGCCACGACCGGCAAGTGA
- a CDS encoding immunoglobulin domain-containing protein codes for MLNYFASAIGLLLLLSAVQRPLVAAPVSAQTSAPLASQLAPDGTLDLTRGFSGTLDARGWTMVAAPGSGPRFVRSTTASPASASGAFAGGPRESAVEGDNNWDGRFVAPPGVDGVIHALAVSGTSLFVGGDFSSVGGISASNVARWNGTAWEALGDGVGGLVLALAVSGTNVYVGGVFTGAGGISATNIACWNGADWSALGSGVDNDDGSGAVAALAVRGTSLYAGGSFTHADGVSAANIAVWNGSTWSALGDGLSDANPDNSAGVAALVVSGTDLIAGGSFTTAGGIAATNIARWDGSAWSALGDGTDGTVLALGASGPNVYAGGGFTTAGGVAAANIAVWNGSTWSALGNGVDELVFAIAVSGNNVYVGGAFTAAGNYPAGNIARWNGSAWTPLSSGVGGSVYALATNSTTLYVGGDFDTAGGLSANNLAQWNGFTWSALGAGSGNVPFGTVLKVAVSGVDVYVGGFFTVAGEYPANNIAHWNGSFWSALDAGVDGPVSALCISGTDLYVGGSFGTAGGVSAANIAKWDGGSWSALGGGMDDAVTAIAVVDADVYAGGSFTMAGGVPVHYIARWDGAAWNALGEGLDGPVFALAGSSPDLFVGGSFSTADGTITVNNIARWNGANWSELGLGMDDAVHALAVAGNGLYAGGDFTEAGGESATGVARWDGMAWSALGGGVNNAETNASVAALDVQGQVLFVGGSFTLAGTTEAANVARWDGANWTALGSGINQPVATLAVGGTDVYFGGNFTRAGDLPSYHFAQWHDAPAPPNDDFEKRILVSGALVVTNGDNTGGGRQMDEPYHAGIYGGRSIWWSWTAPTTDTVTISTAGTVFDTVLAVYAGAELSALAEVASNDDDPNGGVTSLVTFAATSGATYQIAVDGYNGNYGSVALRIVAGVPPIITAQPQGQTVMAGANVAFAVTATGTAPLSYQWRLAGTNLPGATASSLNLTDVQLADAGDYSVVVANDAGSVVSSDATLVVNAPPVIIAHPQGQTVSQGDDVTFTVIATGSPVLTYQWRFAGADLPAATGSSFTRANVQPADAGNYSVVVSNSFGGAPSSNATLVVLVPPAILTHPVSLTIPRGSNATFTVTAAGTEPLSYQWRFEGDDLPGATASSFTRTNSQPADAGNYSVMVTNLAGSVFSSNASLALSLPQALALSSPLRLENGQFQFTVTGAHDQIFSILASTDLSGWIPLSTNTLTNGLQVYTDSEATNFPRRFYRAQSAP; via the coding sequence ATGCTGAATTACTTTGCCTCCGCGATTGGCTTGTTACTGCTCCTCTCGGCGGTCCAAAGGCCGCTGGTTGCAGCGCCCGTGAGTGCCCAAACGTCCGCACCCCTGGCATCCCAACTCGCGCCGGATGGCACACTGGACCTCACCCGCGGCTTCTCCGGCACCCTCGATGCCCGCGGTTGGACCATGGTCGCCGCCCCCGGGAGTGGGCCCCGCTTCGTGAGGTCAACCACCGCCAGTCCAGCTTCCGCATCGGGTGCCTTCGCCGGCGGCCCCCGCGAATCTGCGGTCGAGGGCGATAACAACTGGGACGGGCGGTTCGTGGCGCCACCCGGGGTGGACGGAGTCATTCACGCGCTGGCCGTCAGCGGCACGAGCCTCTTCGTCGGTGGCGATTTCAGCAGCGTGGGCGGCATCAGCGCCTCCAATGTCGCCAGGTGGAACGGGACGGCCTGGGAGGCGCTGGGCGACGGGGTGGGCGGACTTGTGCTGGCTCTCGCGGTTAGCGGGACAAATGTCTATGTGGGCGGCGTGTTCACTGGCGCGGGCGGCATCAGCGCCACGAACATCGCCTGCTGGAATGGGGCAGATTGGTCAGCTCTGGGGTCGGGCGTTGACAACGACGACGGCTCCGGCGCCGTCGCCGCTCTGGCTGTGCGCGGAACCAGCCTTTACGCCGGCGGGTCCTTTACCCACGCCGACGGCGTCAGCGCTGCGAACATTGCCGTCTGGAACGGGTCAACGTGGTCCGCCCTCGGCGACGGTCTCAGCGACGCCAACCCCGATAACAGCGCTGGTGTGGCCGCACTGGTCGTCAGCGGAACCGACTTGATCGCCGGAGGCTCCTTCACCACCGCTGGCGGCATTGCCGCGACCAATATCGCCCGTTGGGACGGCAGCGCCTGGTCCGCCCTTGGCGATGGCACCGATGGCACCGTGCTGGCCCTCGGCGCCAGCGGCCCCAATGTCTATGCTGGCGGCGGCTTCACCACCGCCGGCGGTGTCGCCGCGGCCAACATTGCCGTGTGGAACGGCAGCACCTGGTCCGCCCTTGGCAACGGAGTGGATGAACTCGTCTTCGCCATCGCGGTGAGCGGCAACAACGTGTATGTGGGCGGCGCCTTCACCGCTGCCGGCAATTACCCGGCCGGCAACATCGCCCGCTGGAACGGCAGCGCCTGGACCCCGCTCAGCTCCGGCGTCGGCGGCAGTGTCTATGCCTTGGCCACCAACAGCACCACCTTGTACGTCGGTGGCGATTTCGACACCGCCGGAGGCTTGAGCGCGAACAACCTGGCGCAGTGGAACGGCTTTACCTGGTCCGCTCTGGGAGCCGGCAGCGGCAACGTGCCTTTCGGCACGGTGCTGAAGGTTGCCGTCAGTGGAGTGGATGTCTATGTGGGCGGATTCTTCACCGTTGCCGGTGAGTATCCCGCCAACAACATCGCCCACTGGAATGGCAGCTTCTGGTCGGCGCTCGATGCGGGGGTGGACGGACCGGTTTCAGCTCTCTGTATTAGCGGCACCGACCTTTATGTCGGCGGATCGTTTGGCACCGCCGGCGGTGTAAGCGCGGCAAACATCGCCAAGTGGGACGGCGGCAGTTGGTCGGCGCTCGGAGGGGGCATGGACGATGCCGTGACGGCCATAGCCGTCGTGGATGCCGATGTGTATGCCGGAGGCAGTTTCACCATGGCCGGCGGCGTCCCCGTCCACTACATCGCCCGTTGGGACGGCGCGGCTTGGAACGCCTTGGGCGAAGGCCTGGACGGGCCGGTGTTCGCTTTGGCCGGCAGCAGTCCCGATCTATTCGTGGGCGGGAGCTTCAGCACAGCCGATGGCACCATAACCGTCAATAACATCGCCCGTTGGAATGGCGCCAACTGGTCGGAGCTTGGGCTGGGCATGGACGACGCGGTTCATGCCCTCGCCGTTGCCGGCAACGGCCTGTATGCCGGGGGCGACTTCACCGAGGCTGGGGGCGAAAGCGCGACGGGCGTGGCTCGCTGGGACGGCATGGCCTGGTCGGCGCTGGGCGGCGGCGTGAACAATGCGGAAACCAATGCCTCGGTGGCGGCGCTCGATGTCCAAGGCCAGGTCCTGTTCGTCGGCGGCTCATTCACCCTGGCCGGCACGACCGAAGCCGCCAACGTCGCCCGGTGGGACGGTGCCAATTGGACCGCGTTGGGCAGCGGAATCAACCAGCCGGTTGCCACACTGGCCGTCGGCGGCACGGATGTCTATTTCGGGGGCAACTTCACCCGCGCTGGCGATTTGCCTTCCTACCATTTTGCCCAGTGGCACGACGCGCCGGCGCCGCCAAACGACGATTTCGAGAAGCGCATCCTGGTCTCCGGCGCGCTGGTGGTGACAAATGGCGACAACACGGGCGGCGGCAGGCAAATGGATGAACCCTACCACGCCGGAATCTACGGGGGGCGCTCGATCTGGTGGTCGTGGACCGCCCCGACCACGGACACCGTGACCATTTCCACCGCCGGCACAGTGTTCGATACCGTGCTGGCCGTCTATGCCGGCGCCGAGCTTTCGGCCCTGGCCGAGGTCGCCAGCAACGACGACGATCCGAACGGCGGCGTCACCAGCCTCGTGACCTTCGCCGCGACAAGCGGCGCCACCTACCAGATTGCCGTGGACGGCTACAATGGCAATTACGGCAGTGTCGCCCTGCGCATTGTGGCCGGCGTGCCGCCGATAATTACCGCGCAGCCGCAAGGCCAGACGGTAATGGCCGGTGCCAACGTTGCTTTCGCCGTCACCGCAACCGGCACCGCGCCTTTGAGCTACCAGTGGCGCCTGGCCGGCACTAACTTGCCCGGAGCGACCGCCAGTAGCCTCAACCTGACTGATGTGCAATTGGCCGATGCCGGCGACTACTCGGTTGTCGTTGCCAATGACGCCGGCTCAGTGGTCAGCTCCGATGCGACGCTCGTCGTGAACGCCCCGCCGGTGATTATCGCCCACCCGCAGGGCCAGACGGTCAGCCAGGGCGATGATGTCACTTTCACGGTGATCGCCACTGGCTCGCCTGTGCTGACGTATCAATGGCGTTTCGCCGGCGCTGACCTTCCGGCCGCCACCGGCTCCAGCTTCACCCGCGCGAATGTCCAGCCCGCCGATGCGGGAAATTACTCCGTCGTCGTCAGCAACTCCTTTGGCGGAGCGCCCAGTTCCAATGCCACGCTGGTCGTGCTGGTGCCCCCGGCGATTCTGACCCATCCCGTCAGCCTGACCATTCCACGAGGTTCAAACGCGACATTCACGGTCACTGCCGCCGGCACCGAACCGCTCAGCTACCAATGGCGATTCGAAGGCGACGACCTGCCCGGAGCCACCGCCAGCAGTTTCACCCGCACCAACAGCCAGCCCGCCGACGCCGGCAACTACTCGGTCATGGTCACCAACCTGGCCGGCAGCGTGTTTAGCTCGAATGCGTCCCTGGCCTTGAGCCTGCCCCAGGCGCTGGCGCTTTCTTCACCCCTGCGCCTGGAGAACGGCCAGTTCCAGTTCACCGTTACCGGTGCTCACGACCAGATCTTCAGCATCCTGGCCTCGACTGACTTGTCAGGGTGGATTCCTTTAAGCACCAATACGCTAACCAACGGTCTTCAGGTTTACACCGATTCCGAGGCAACCAACTTCCCCCGCCGCTTCTATCGCGCCCAATCCGCGCCTTGA